A single Crateriforma conspicua DNA region contains:
- a CDS encoding TIGR04283 family arsenosugar biosynthesis glycosyltransferase — protein MKPDEISIVIPALNEADHIAPCIDSALASGATEIIVSDGGSTDATASIAQNSGAGHVIRSLPGRGIQMNSGSVFARGKAILFLHADSRLGKDTLDQICRLDDEWVWGACRQRIESSERIYRWIESGNAARVRWMSMAFGDQAIFVRRDVFKSVGGFSESPLMEDVELSKRLRSRGRPKLIDGPVITSARRWQNRGPVRQTLLNWRIQIAYKLGVAPETLADWYRGK, from the coding sequence GTGAAGCCCGACGAAATTTCGATTGTCATTCCCGCGTTGAACGAAGCGGATCACATCGCCCCGTGCATTGATTCGGCCTTGGCGTCGGGGGCAACCGAGATCATCGTCAGCGACGGCGGCAGCACCGACGCAACCGCTTCGATCGCACAAAACTCTGGTGCCGGGCACGTCATCCGTAGCCTTCCCGGACGCGGTATTCAAATGAATTCGGGGTCGGTTTTCGCCCGTGGCAAAGCCATTCTGTTCCTGCACGCCGACAGTCGTCTAGGCAAAGACACCTTGGACCAGATCTGTCGCTTGGACGACGAATGGGTCTGGGGCGCGTGCCGCCAACGCATCGAATCTTCCGAACGTATCTATCGCTGGATCGAATCGGGCAACGCGGCAAGAGTCCGCTGGATGTCGATGGCGTTCGGCGACCAAGCCATTTTCGTCCGCCGCGACGTCTTTAAGTCCGTTGGCGGGTTCAGCGAATCACCACTGATGGAAGACGTCGAACTATCCAAAAGGCTGCGAAGTCGCGGCCGGCCAAAACTGATTGATGGCCCGGTCATCACCAGCGCGCGCCGCTGGCAAAACCGGGGACCGGTCCGCCAGACGCTGCTGAACTGGCGAATCCAGATCGCTTACAAACTTGGTGTTGCACCGGAGACCTTGGCCGATTGGTATCGCGGCAAGTGA
- a CDS encoding LptF/LptG family permease has protein sequence MTRIDRYILVLFLRTVLITFFSLGGVFVVFHAFHSMDELTRRAESSGGWFPTLISSYGPLLLLLFDWTGAIITLMAFLFTAGWLRHTGELTATLSAGISHGRILRPMVMASAAIIMVQLANRELVLPHFRDSLTMKSKDLDVNAAQPVTSRYDRINGILIDGSSLVATENRITEPSFLLYGDFDGFGDLLTGTDAVWLAASDKHPDGFLVQDVQRPESVSQVPTVYFDGRPILMTATDQDWLNPDECFVATRIGIDLLQSNSTATKQASVLELVGRVCNPAVHSSDALRVYLHERVVRVPLDMALVLLVLPLVVNRRQQNLFVCIGAAIGIVVFFFGLKTVAGGMAGSGYVLSPAMAAWIPLLVIGPVAYVRYRFVQTV, from the coding sequence GTGACACGCATTGATCGCTACATCTTGGTGCTGTTTCTGCGCACCGTATTGATCACGTTTTTTTCGCTGGGTGGCGTCTTTGTCGTGTTTCATGCGTTTCACAGCATGGACGAATTGACGCGACGGGCCGAATCCAGTGGCGGTTGGTTTCCGACGCTGATCAGTTCGTACGGCCCGTTGCTGTTGCTGCTTTTCGACTGGACCGGCGCGATCATTACGTTGATGGCGTTTCTGTTCACCGCCGGTTGGCTGCGGCACACGGGGGAACTGACCGCAACATTGTCGGCGGGAATCTCCCACGGCCGAATCTTGCGGCCGATGGTGATGGCCAGTGCCGCCATCATCATGGTCCAGTTGGCCAATCGCGAACTGGTGCTGCCGCATTTTCGCGATAGCCTGACGATGAAATCGAAAGACTTGGACGTCAACGCGGCGCAACCGGTGACGTCGCGTTACGACCGAATCAACGGCATCCTGATCGACGGCAGTTCGCTGGTTGCTACTGAAAATCGCATCACCGAACCCAGCTTTTTGTTGTACGGCGACTTCGACGGTTTTGGCGATCTGCTGACCGGCACCGACGCCGTCTGGTTGGCCGCCAGCGACAAGCACCCCGATGGTTTCCTGGTCCAAGACGTCCAGCGTCCCGAGTCCGTTTCGCAAGTCCCCACGGTCTATTTCGATGGACGACCGATTCTGATGACGGCCACTGACCAAGATTGGCTGAATCCTGACGAGTGCTTCGTCGCCACCCGGATCGGCATCGATTTGCTGCAGTCCAATTCCACCGCCACCAAACAGGCATCGGTTCTGGAACTAGTCGGTCGCGTCTGCAATCCAGCCGTCCACAGCAGCGACGCGTTGCGGGTCTATCTGCACGAGCGAGTCGTCCGTGTTCCCTTGGACATGGCTTTGGTGCTGTTGGTGTTGCCGTTGGTGGTCAATCGTCGTCAACAGAACTTGTTCGTCTGTATTGGGGCGGCGATCGGTATCGTCGTTTTCTTCTTTGGGCTAAAAACGGTGGCCGGCGGAATGGCGGGCAGTGGCTATGTGTTGTCACCCGCGATGGCCGCTTGGATCCCACTGTTGGTGATCGGTCCGGTCGCGTACGTCCGGTACCGCTTCGTCCAAACGGTTTGA
- the xerC gene encoding tyrosine recombinase XerC — protein MQQAITSFLRYLATERNASDLTIKSYREDLFGLLEWLQATTGGTPKPDDLSPQQLRTFQAALTEAGYARATISRKLASLRSFYRFAMREGMATSNPAKPLRNPRRQRKLPHVLSTDEVGRLLLAPPDADPAGLRDRAILETMYSAGLRVSELVGIRDGDVDPHEQIVRVRGKGRKERISPLGSFALRAIDRYARVRVRDPKVEQLGREAPVFVNRFGRNLTTRSVGRMLEKYIGLADLDSRTSPHTLRHSFATHLLDRGADIRSVQELLGHKSLSTTQIYTHVSAAGLRQIYEKAHPRAAG, from the coding sequence ATGCAACAAGCGATCACCTCGTTTCTGCGATACTTGGCCACCGAACGCAATGCGTCCGACTTGACGATCAAGTCGTATCGCGAAGATCTGTTCGGATTGTTGGAATGGTTGCAAGCGACCACCGGCGGCACGCCCAAGCCGGATGATCTGTCGCCACAACAGCTGCGCACCTTCCAGGCGGCTTTGACCGAAGCCGGATACGCACGCGCGACCATTTCCCGAAAGTTGGCATCGCTGCGCAGTTTCTATCGCTTTGCCATGCGAGAGGGGATGGCGACCAGCAATCCCGCCAAGCCGCTGCGTAACCCACGCCGACAGCGAAAGCTGCCGCACGTGTTAAGCACCGATGAGGTCGGACGGCTGTTGTTGGCACCGCCCGATGCCGATCCGGCGGGACTGAGAGACCGGGCGATTCTGGAAACGATGTACTCCGCAGGGCTTCGCGTCAGCGAACTGGTCGGGATCCGCGACGGCGACGTCGACCCGCACGAACAGATCGTTCGCGTGCGCGGGAAAGGTCGCAAGGAACGAATCAGTCCGCTGGGATCATTCGCGCTGCGGGCGATCGATCGCTATGCGCGGGTGCGGGTTCGCGATCCCAAGGTCGAACAACTCGGCCGCGAAGCCCCGGTCTTTGTCAATCGATTCGGCCGAAACCTGACCACACGTAGCGTCGGACGGATGTTGGAAAAATACATCGGTCTGGCTGATCTGGATTCACGGACCAGTCCACACACGCTGCGACACAGTTTTGCCACGCACTTGCTGGACCGCGGAGCCGATATTCGCAGCGTTCAAGAACTGCTGGGCCACAAGAGTCTGTCGACCACACAGATCTACACGCACGTTAGCGCCGCGGGGCTACGGCAGATTTACGAAAAGGCGCACCCACGCGCCGCCGGCTGA
- the lpxK gene encoding tetraacyldisaccharide 4'-kinase, with amino-acid sequence MDYREIMSGRKRGVPAGLLRAALGAGSLAYGLGVRHRNRRFDRDPQAVIDCGVPVISVGNLTTGGTGKTPIVAALARQIRDAGYRVALVSRGYGRGDADQNDEADELYARLPDVPHLQDPDRVAAAKIAVDELEAEVILMDDGFQHRRLHRDLDIVVIDATCPFGYGHLLPRGLLREPVTGIRRADLVILSRCGQVNADTVDAIQQRLAEVDGRIGDQIPLITSDHQPSRLINDADPNRPIRDLENRRIATLCAIGNPDSFESTVRQCGATMVDSFRLPDHDRYEPDTVQRIRQWIGGLDGRVDEVVCTHKDLVKLKTSRLGGLPLSAVQVDWVVLSGEAALKKAVQSVIERPKDF; translated from the coding sequence ATGGATTATCGCGAAATCATGTCGGGACGGAAACGCGGTGTGCCGGCGGGATTGTTGCGTGCGGCCTTGGGGGCCGGCAGCCTGGCTTACGGATTGGGCGTTCGTCATCGAAATCGGCGTTTCGATCGCGATCCCCAGGCGGTGATCGATTGTGGCGTTCCGGTCATTAGCGTTGGCAATTTGACGACCGGTGGGACTGGTAAGACGCCGATCGTTGCCGCTCTAGCCCGACAGATCCGCGATGCCGGGTACCGTGTGGCATTGGTCAGCCGAGGTTACGGGCGTGGGGACGCCGACCAAAACGACGAGGCCGATGAGTTGTACGCGCGATTGCCCGATGTGCCGCATTTGCAGGATCCCGATCGGGTGGCGGCCGCCAAAATCGCGGTCGATGAATTGGAAGCCGAAGTGATCTTGATGGACGACGGTTTCCAGCATCGCCGCTTGCATCGCGATCTGGACATTGTCGTGATCGATGCGACATGTCCGTTCGGGTACGGTCACCTGTTGCCACGTGGGTTGCTGCGCGAACCGGTGACCGGAATCCGACGTGCCGATCTGGTGATCCTCAGCCGGTGCGGCCAAGTCAATGCCGACACGGTGGATGCGATCCAGCAACGCTTGGCTGAGGTGGACGGACGGATCGGCGATCAGATACCGCTGATCACCAGCGACCACCAACCGTCACGCTTGATCAATGATGCCGACCCGAACCGGCCGATCCGTGATCTGGAAAACCGCCGGATCGCGACTTTGTGTGCGATCGGAAATCCAGATTCTTTCGAATCAACGGTGCGGCAGTGCGGCGCGACCATGGTCGATTCTTTTCGTTTGCCCGACCACGACCGGTACGAACCCGACACGGTCCAGCGGATACGCCAATGGATCGGCGGGCTGGATGGCCGCGTCGACGAAGTGGTCTGTACCCACAAGGATCTTGTGAAACTGAAGACCTCGCGACTGGGCGGACTGCCGTTGTCCGCGGTTCAGGTCGATTGGGTGGTCTTGTCCGGCGAAGCGGCATTAAAAAAGGCCGTCCAATCGGTGATTGAACGGCCCAAAGACTTCTAG
- a CDS encoding CPXCG motif-containing cysteine-rich protein — translation MDEDRELNDESTYVCDGCGEEIVIPIDVTEGSRQDYVEDCPVCCRPNHIHVDVRDGEVFVSADAEQDRF, via the coding sequence ATGGACGAAGACCGCGAATTGAACGACGAATCCACCTATGTGTGTGACGGATGTGGCGAAGAGATCGTGATTCCGATCGACGTCACCGAAGGTTCCCGGCAAGATTATGTCGAAGACTGTCCGGTGTGCTGTCGTCCCAATCACATCCATGTCGACGTCCGTGATGGCGAAGTTTTCGTGTCCGCCGACGCCGAACAAGACCGTTTCTGA
- the proS gene encoding proline--tRNA ligase — MAKTAITPTRAEDYPEWFQQVVRAADMAETSAVRGCIVIKPWGYRLWENMQRSLDDMFKATGHQNAYFPLFIPMSFLEKEAEHVEGFAKECAVVTHHRLEPDPDGGLRPAGKLEEPLIVRPTSETIIGATYAKWVQSYRDLPILINQWANVVRWEMRTRMFLRTAEFLWQEGHTVHATAEEAVEETERMIDVYADFAENWMAMPVIVGSKTDSERFPGAVETLSIEAMMQDRKALQAGTSHFLGQNFSKAQEIKFQSETGDIQYAWTTSWGVSTRLVGALVMTHSDDDGLVLPPRLAPIQIVIQPIYKGDDQRGQILQYVNELRDQIAAQEYDNQPIRIEIDDRDIRGGEKKWYHVKRGVPIRLEVGPKDMAADSVFVGRRDQPKSIGMDKAEFVAKVSDLLAQIQTGLFERALAMRNDNTVTIDNEADFRSFFTPANAKNPEIHGGFAKCHFASEADLADLLKELKVTPRCIPRGDNHPGKCFLTGKPAEHYAIFAKSY; from the coding sequence ATGGCCAAAACCGCCATCACGCCGACTCGCGCCGAAGACTATCCGGAATGGTTTCAACAGGTCGTCCGTGCAGCCGACATGGCGGAAACGTCGGCGGTCCGCGGCTGCATCGTGATCAAACCGTGGGGATACCGGTTGTGGGAAAACATGCAGCGATCCCTGGACGACATGTTCAAGGCGACCGGGCACCAGAACGCCTATTTCCCGCTGTTCATTCCCATGAGCTTTCTGGAAAAGGAAGCCGAACATGTCGAAGGGTTCGCCAAGGAATGTGCCGTCGTCACCCACCACCGTCTGGAACCGGATCCCGACGGCGGGCTGCGGCCGGCGGGCAAGTTGGAAGAACCGCTGATCGTTCGGCCGACCAGCGAAACGATCATCGGCGCGACCTATGCAAAGTGGGTTCAGAGCTATCGTGATCTGCCGATCCTGATCAACCAGTGGGCCAATGTGGTTCGCTGGGAAATGCGGACGCGGATGTTTTTGCGGACCGCTGAATTTTTGTGGCAGGAAGGTCACACGGTTCATGCGACCGCCGAAGAAGCGGTCGAAGAAACCGAGCGGATGATCGACGTCTATGCCGATTTTGCCGAAAACTGGATGGCCATGCCGGTGATCGTCGGCAGCAAGACCGACAGCGAACGCTTTCCCGGTGCCGTCGAAACGCTGTCCATCGAAGCGATGATGCAAGATCGCAAGGCACTGCAGGCCGGTACCAGTCACTTCCTTGGGCAAAACTTTTCCAAAGCCCAGGAGATCAAGTTTCAAAGCGAAACCGGTGACATCCAGTACGCTTGGACCACCAGCTGGGGCGTTTCCACACGGTTGGTCGGCGCATTGGTGATGACCCACAGTGACGACGATGGCTTGGTCTTGCCGCCACGTTTGGCACCCATCCAAATCGTGATCCAACCGATATACAAAGGCGACGATCAACGCGGCCAGATTTTGCAATACGTCAACGAGCTTCGTGATCAGATCGCCGCCCAAGAATACGACAACCAACCGATCCGTATTGAAATCGATGACCGCGACATTCGCGGCGGTGAAAAGAAGTGGTACCACGTCAAACGGGGCGTTCCGATTCGATTGGAAGTCGGTCCGAAAGACATGGCCGCCGACAGCGTCTTTGTCGGCCGTCGTGATCAGCCCAAAAGTATCGGCATGGACAAAGCCGAATTTGTCGCCAAGGTGAGCGACCTGTTGGCCCAGATTCAAACGGGTTTGTTTGAACGCGCCCTGGCAATGCGCAACGACAACACCGTCACGATCGACAACGAAGCCGATTTCCGTTCGTTCTTCACACCGGCCAATGCCAAGAATCCGGAGATTCATGGGGGCTTTGCGAAGTGTCACTTTGCCAGCGAAGCAGACTTGGCCGATTTGTTGAAAGAACTGAAAGTCACCCCGCGGTGCATTCCGCGTGGCGACAACCATCCGGGCAAATGCTTTTTGACCGGCAAGCCGGCGGAGCATTACGCCATCTTTGCCAAGTCGTATTGA
- a CDS encoding amidohydrolase family protein → MLIDSHHHLWKYSVDDYGWIDDSMSVLKNDFLAPQLAQIADDHSVDGFVSVQARQCIEETDALLEIAEQESRIRGIVGWVPLVDPDVDKHLHRYADQPRVVGFRHVVQDEPDNRFLLREDFNRGVGRLREFGFVYDILIFGRQLPAALEFVDRHPDQKFVLDHIAKPAIDGDHVNANWMTNFRQLAKRSNVVCKFSGVVTEVRDEQWTIDTIRPYFDIALEAFGADRLMFGSDWPVCLLRSQYTRWLDTVRQLTEPLSDSEKAQFFAQTAIDAYGLK, encoded by the coding sequence ATGCTGATCGATAGTCATCACCATCTTTGGAAATACAGCGTCGACGACTATGGCTGGATTGACGATTCCATGTCGGTGCTGAAGAACGATTTTCTGGCACCTCAATTAGCACAAATCGCCGATGACCATTCGGTTGATGGCTTCGTCAGCGTCCAGGCCCGCCAGTGCATCGAAGAGACCGATGCCTTGCTGGAAATCGCCGAACAGGAATCACGCATCCGCGGCATCGTCGGCTGGGTGCCCTTGGTCGATCCGGATGTCGACAAGCACTTGCACCGTTATGCGGATCAACCGCGGGTGGTGGGATTTCGGCACGTGGTGCAAGACGAACCCGATAACCGTTTCCTGTTGCGGGAAGACTTCAATCGCGGTGTCGGCCGGCTGCGTGAATTTGGTTTCGTCTATGACATTTTGATTTTCGGGCGACAGTTGCCGGCGGCACTGGAATTCGTCGACCGACATCCCGACCAAAAGTTTGTCTTGGACCATATCGCCAAACCGGCGATCGACGGCGACCACGTCAACGCGAATTGGATGACCAATTTCCGCCAGTTGGCCAAGCGTTCCAATGTCGTTTGCAAGTTCAGCGGCGTTGTGACCGAGGTCCGTGACGAACAATGGACGATCGACACGATCCGTCCGTACTTTGACATCGCGTTGGAAGCATTCGGCGCGGATCGATTGATGTTCGGCAGCGATTGGCCGGTGTGCTTGCTTCGTTCGCAATACACGCGGTGGCTGGACACAGTTCGGCAGCTGACCGAACCGCTGAGCGATTCTGAAAAGGCGCAGTTCTTTGCCCAGACCGCGATCGACGCCTACGGCTTGAAGTGA
- a CDS encoding leucine-rich repeat domain-containing protein, whose amino-acid sequence MHKRRWLPVPVGPVIPHNSIFVDACCRFLRWAAAATFASGPMEDIDVLGRLQSRRRKIRAFSLIVLGVGVILVAGCGRDARKDAPEVGPDDAANTVDSSPEIQRLGGEVHWTKGNERCAVYLNDIAADDLPVVVAATLSLPGVEEVRMTGAQVGDTAALPIVGIPTLRRLRLTDTSITDATIAKVSQQGNLQLLHLHGAPDVTSEGMSAIESLTAMKDLSLSGKNFDDRVLPALTAMSQLKKLRLRGSGVTGDSFESIATLPVVDLELAETDFGNQGMPWIAKMPKLTKLNLWLCKVDDAGVKALDGMTQLTSLNLDNLPGVTDASIDTIVGLSELTFLHLGKTSVSPEGVARLTKLQELETLHVTNLDVPDDVLETLREEMPNLKSLVN is encoded by the coding sequence GTGCACAAGCGCCGTTGGTTGCCTGTTCCCGTCGGCCCGGTCATCCCGCACAATAGCATCTTTGTCGACGCTTGCTGCCGATTCCTGCGGTGGGCCGCAGCGGCGACCTTTGCATCGGGGCCAATGGAGGACATCGACGTGCTAGGCAGATTGCAATCCCGACGCCGGAAAATCCGAGCGTTTTCCCTGATCGTTTTGGGGGTCGGTGTCATTTTGGTTGCCGGTTGTGGCCGAGACGCACGCAAAGACGCACCCGAGGTTGGTCCGGACGATGCGGCGAACACGGTGGATTCATCACCCGAAATCCAGCGGCTCGGTGGCGAAGTTCATTGGACCAAAGGCAACGAACGATGCGCGGTGTATTTGAATGACATCGCGGCGGACGATTTGCCCGTGGTCGTGGCGGCCACGCTTTCACTGCCCGGTGTGGAAGAGGTTCGGATGACTGGGGCACAGGTTGGTGATACGGCGGCGCTGCCCATTGTCGGTATCCCGACGCTGCGCCGTCTGCGGCTGACGGATACTTCGATCACCGACGCGACGATTGCCAAGGTGTCTCAGCAAGGCAACCTGCAACTATTGCATTTGCACGGGGCGCCCGACGTGACGTCCGAAGGCATGTCGGCGATCGAATCACTGACCGCGATGAAAGACTTAAGCTTATCCGGCAAGAACTTCGACGATCGTGTATTGCCCGCTCTAACGGCGATGAGCCAACTCAAGAAGTTACGTTTGCGGGGCAGCGGCGTTACCGGAGACTCCTTTGAATCCATCGCAACGTTGCCGGTGGTCGATTTGGAATTGGCCGAAACCGATTTCGGGAACCAGGGGATGCCTTGGATCGCCAAGATGCCAAAACTGACCAAGCTGAACTTGTGGCTTTGCAAGGTGGACGATGCCGGTGTCAAAGCATTGGATGGGATGACGCAGTTGACCTCGTTGAATCTGGACAACCTTCCCGGTGTCACTGATGCGTCCATCGACACCATTGTCGGGCTTTCCGAATTGACATTTTTGCATCTTGGGAAAACCAGTGTTTCACCCGAGGGCGTGGCTCGGCTGACGAAGTTACAAGAACTGGAAACCTTGCACGTGACCAACTTGGACGTTCCCGATGACGTGCTGGAAACGCTGCGTGAAGAGATGCCGAACTTGAAAAGCCTGGTGAATTGA
- a CDS encoding FAD-dependent oxidoreductase, with translation MTVRQAFAIALMVICVQPVFAADANESQTQEQSQEEPVRVRRDLVIYGGTSAAISAAVQAKRDGLSVVIVSPDKHLGGLTSGGLGWTDTGNKAVIGGIAREFYARVYDHYQTDQAWQWQPRSDYGNRGQGTPAIDGDRRTMWIFEPHVAEAIFDSWVDENQIVVHRDRWLNRENGVTVVDGRITQFTTLDGSVYQGKMFIDATYEGDLMAAAGVSYHVGRESMDTYGEQWNGIQTGVYHHRHHFKAVDSPIDPYVVPGDPSSGVIAKVSDDPPGEYGAADHRIQAYCFRMCLTDHPDNRVPFAKPDGYDPADYELLGRVYQAGWTDTFRKFDPIPNRKTDTNNHGPMSTDNIGMNYEYPEASYQRRREIIAEHERYQKGWLYFICTDPRVPQATRDRMNQWGLAADEFQDNGNWPHQIYVREARRMMGEMVMTENHLLKRTETPCSVGMGSYAMDSHNVQRYVDDHGHVQNEGDIGVSTRGPYQIAYQALVPKKAECENLLVPVCVSSSHIAFGSIRMEPVFMILGQSASTAAAIAIDHDVAVQDVSYAELRKELLDDEQVLETPADVLNAVSNRSQSIPVKSIDGLVVDNTKAQTTGNWQSSHSAPSHVGYDYLHDGNAGDGKSTATFTITVDDGGEYDLRLAYTPHSNRATNVPVLIRWGENQVAATVNQKESPTLDGCFVSLGKYSLSAGQSVTVRISNRGTDGHVIADAIALVPLASAKP, from the coding sequence ATGACTGTTCGACAAGCCTTCGCCATCGCTCTGATGGTGATCTGTGTGCAACCGGTGTTCGCTGCCGATGCCAATGAAAGCCAGACTCAAGAACAAAGCCAAGAGGAACCGGTCCGTGTGCGTCGCGATCTGGTCATTTATGGCGGTACATCAGCGGCGATTTCCGCAGCGGTTCAAGCGAAACGCGATGGCCTGTCGGTCGTCATCGTATCGCCGGACAAGCACTTGGGTGGATTGACCAGCGGCGGTTTGGGGTGGACCGACACGGGGAACAAAGCGGTCATCGGCGGGATCGCCCGAGAATTCTATGCCCGCGTTTACGACCACTATCAAACCGACCAGGCCTGGCAATGGCAGCCACGTTCGGATTACGGAAATCGCGGCCAGGGAACCCCGGCGATCGATGGCGATCGACGCACGATGTGGATCTTTGAACCGCACGTGGCCGAAGCCATCTTTGACAGTTGGGTCGACGAAAACCAGATCGTTGTGCACCGCGACCGGTGGCTGAATCGTGAAAACGGTGTCACCGTGGTCGATGGACGTATCACACAGTTCACCACGCTAGATGGCAGTGTCTATCAAGGCAAAATGTTCATCGACGCGACTTATGAAGGTGATCTGATGGCGGCCGCGGGTGTCAGCTATCACGTCGGTCGCGAATCCATGGATACGTACGGTGAACAATGGAACGGTATTCAAACCGGCGTTTATCATCACCGCCATCATTTCAAAGCCGTCGATTCGCCGATCGATCCTTATGTGGTCCCTGGTGACCCGTCCAGCGGCGTGATCGCAAAAGTCAGCGATGATCCGCCCGGCGAATATGGTGCCGCGGACCACCGGATCCAAGCTTATTGTTTTCGCATGTGTCTGACGGATCATCCCGATAACCGGGTCCCCTTTGCAAAGCCCGATGGCTACGATCCGGCCGACTACGAATTGCTGGGCCGTGTCTATCAAGCCGGTTGGACTGACACGTTTCGAAAGTTTGATCCGATTCCCAATCGAAAGACCGACACGAACAACCATGGTCCGATGAGTACCGACAACATCGGCATGAACTACGAATATCCCGAAGCCAGCTACCAGCGACGTCGCGAAATCATCGCCGAACACGAGCGCTATCAGAAAGGCTGGCTGTACTTCATCTGCACCGACCCGCGTGTACCACAGGCGACACGCGATCGAATGAACCAATGGGGCTTGGCGGCGGACGAGTTTCAAGACAACGGCAATTGGCCGCATCAGATTTACGTCCGCGAAGCCCGCCGAATGATGGGCGAAATGGTGATGACCGAAAACCATCTGTTGAAGCGAACGGAAACGCCCTGTTCGGTGGGCATGGGCAGCTATGCGATGGATTCACACAACGTCCAGCGGTACGTCGATGACCATGGTCATGTGCAAAACGAAGGCGATATCGGTGTGTCGACACGGGGCCCGTATCAGATCGCCTATCAAGCGTTGGTACCGAAGAAGGCCGAGTGCGAAAATCTGTTGGTGCCCGTCTGTGTGTCCAGCTCTCACATCGCTTTTGGTTCGATTCGTATGGAACCCGTGTTCATGATCCTGGGACAATCCGCGTCGACCGCCGCCGCCATTGCAATTGATCACGACGTCGCGGTTCAGGATGTTTCATACGCGGAATTGCGCAAGGAGTTGTTGGACGACGAACAAGTGCTGGAAACACCGGCGGATGTCTTGAATGCCGTCTCGAATCGATCGCAATCAATTCCTGTGAAGTCGATTGATGGCTTGGTCGTTGACAACACGAAAGCACAGACCACGGGCAATTGGCAATCCAGTCATTCTGCGCCCAGCCATGTCGGTTACGACTATCTGCACGATGGGAATGCGGGAGACGGCAAATCGACCGCGACCTTTACGATCACCGTTGACGACGGCGGGGAATACGATTTGCGGCTGGCATACACACCGCATTCCAATCGGGCAACCAATGTGCCGGTTCTGATTCGGTGGGGGGAAAACCAAGTGGCCGCCACCGTCAACCAGAAAGAAAGCCCTACATTGGATGGCTGTTTCGTTTCCCTGGGCAAATACTCGCTATCGGCCGGACAGTCGGTCACCGTTCGAATCAGTAATCGGGGGACCGATGGGCATGTCATTGCCGACGCGATCGCCTTGGTCCCGCTCGCGTCGGCAAAGCCGTAG
- a CDS encoding 2-phosphosulfolactate phosphatase, which yields MRISTCLLPSLRSADFSADLAIVIDVLRATTVASTALGNGAGILWTCPGIDASRKLSERIAAATPTPPLLCGERQCHRIEGFDLGNSPAEYGPSVVSGRDLVLTTTNGTAAVAAVGDVRQVILGSFVNFSAIRNAMSGHENVLLVCAGTDGEITLEDVLLAGAIIEDAVTSDAATVADDSAEIARATWRQQFSAPVRSLAANDLAGGLRLGRGGRNLVNRGYAGDVLRCALIDNCQVVPTRIRFDAETNGTAFADAR from the coding sequence GTGCGCATCAGTACCTGCTTATTGCCGTCGCTGCGGTCGGCCGATTTTTCGGCGGACTTGGCCATCGTGATTGACGTTCTGCGGGCGACCACGGTCGCGTCCACTGCCCTGGGCAATGGCGCCGGAATTTTGTGGACGTGCCCCGGCATCGATGCGTCGCGAAAATTGTCCGAACGAATCGCCGCGGCCACCCCAACCCCACCGCTGCTGTGCGGCGAGCGGCAATGCCACCGGATCGAAGGATTTGATCTGGGCAATTCGCCGGCCGAATATGGGCCGTCGGTCGTTTCCGGACGCGACTTGGTTTTGACGACCACCAATGGAACCGCCGCCGTCGCCGCGGTCGGTGATGTGCGTCAGGTGATTCTGGGTTCCTTCGTGAACTTTTCCGCGATCCGAAACGCGATGTCGGGTCATGAAAACGTATTGCTTGTCTGTGCGGGCACCGACGGCGAGATCACCTTGGAAGACGTCTTGCTGGCCGGCGCAATCATCGAAGATGCCGTCACCAGCGATGCCGCGACCGTCGCCGACGATTCCGCCGAAATCGCGCGGGCGACGTGGCGTCAGCAGTTTTCCGCACCCGTCCGGTCGTTGGCGGCGAACGACCTGGCCGGTGGCCTACGACTGGGCCGCGGCGGACGCAATTTGGTGAATCGCGGCTACGCAGGTGATGTTCTGCGATGCGCCCTAATTGACAACTGTCAGGTCGTTCCGACGCGAATCCGATTCGACGCCGAAACCAACGGGACGGCGTTTGCCGATGCACGCTAA